In Humulus lupulus chromosome 7, drHumLupu1.1, whole genome shotgun sequence, the following are encoded in one genomic region:
- the LOC133792164 gene encoding uncharacterized mitochondrial protein AtMg00810-like: MKDEFEMSMVGELNYLLGFQVKQSKDGTFISQSKYAKNLVKKFCMESAKHVKTPMGTMVKLTKDENGVKVVPKIYKSMIRSLLYLTASQPNISYSVGVCARYQGNLMESHVTDVTRIIHYVNGTLEYEIMYPKETNSNLVCFSDANWAAMMKTRRNGSRSIKDSKATPLTTTSSLTKTKARKRTLSLPSLAEATTTTTSKAVVIPDLEAPKPLIDSPSTAALLASTPWSSKDARASLPANSSDHEGVSAKTQ, encoded by the exons ATGAAAgatgagtttgagatgagcatggtaggggAGTTAAATTACTTACTAGGATTTCAGGTCAAACAGTCAAAAGATGGAACCTTCATCTCTCAAAGTAAGTATGccaaaaatttggtcaaaaaatTTTGTATGGAGTCTGCTAAACACGttaaaacaccaatgggaaccatGGTCAAACTTACCAAGGATGAAAATGGGGTAAAAGTAGTTCCAAAAATATACAAAAGCATGATTAGAAGCCTTCTATATCTCACAGCTAGTCAACCAAATATTAGCTATAGTGTTGGGGTGTGTGCTCGGTATCAAGGGAATCTAATGGAATCCCATGTGACAGATGTAACGAGAATCATTCACTATGTGAATGGTACTCTTGAGTATGAAATTATGTACCCAAAGGAAACTAACTCTAACCTagtttgttttagtgatgctaACTGGGCAG CCATGATGAAAACGCGTAGAAATGGGTCACGATCAATCAAAGACTCAAAGGCTACTCCTCTGACGACAACTTCCTCACTTACTAAGACAAAGGCTCGCAAGAGAACCTTGTCTCTGCCTAGTCTCGCTGAagcaaccaccaccaccacgagcAAAGCCGTGGTGATTCCGGACCTCGAGGCCCCTAAGCCTTTGATCGACTCTCCATCAACGGCGGCTCTGCTTGCCTCTACTCCTTGGTCCTCCAAAGATGCCCGAGCATCCCTACCTGCCAACAGTTCAGACCATGAAGGTGTCTCAGCCAAGACCCAATGA